One part of the Terrimicrobium sacchariphilum genome encodes these proteins:
- a CDS encoding carbohydrate binding domain-containing protein, with protein sequence MKVFPTLLVALACLSSAWSDSGGIVIISPGDAEGSGVMNNGGFEDESSTPWKSVGKNTNLAITADKENAYQGEKYAKVQKLFVPPYWTNVAQPTEHVIQANDIYEISFYAKALRDNSNNDKVSWNIFYTEDDKLNGKPTLIASGDSTPLTDAYELNSFKMNSPVPEEAVGKILFISIISDHMRDHGSAAVDNVSLTAGKSTP encoded by the coding sequence ATGAAAGTTTTCCCCACCCTTCTCGTGGCTCTCGCCTGCCTCAGCTCCGCTTGGAGCGATTCCGGCGGCATCGTCATCATCAGCCCCGGAGATGCCGAAGGTTCCGGAGTAATGAATAATGGTGGCTTTGAAGACGAGTCGTCTACCCCCTGGAAAAGCGTGGGCAAAAACACCAATCTGGCCATTACCGCCGATAAGGAGAATGCCTATCAGGGCGAAAAGTACGCGAAGGTTCAAAAACTGTTTGTCCCTCCCTACTGGACGAATGTCGCCCAACCGACGGAGCATGTCATTCAAGCCAACGACATTTACGAGATCAGCTTTTACGCCAAGGCCCTTCGCGACAACTCCAATAATGACAAGGTCTCCTGGAATATCTTCTACACAGAAGACGACAAATTGAATGGAAAGCCAACGCTCATTGCCTCTGGCGATTCGACTCCGTTGACTGATGCCTACGAGCTCAATTCCTTTAAAATGAACTCGCCCGTGCCCGAGGAGGCCGTGGGTAAGATCCTCTTCATCAGCATCATCTCGGATCACATGCGGGACCATGGCTCCGCTGCCGTGGATAACGTGTCTCTCACGGCAGGCAAATCGACGCCGTAA
- the bufB gene encoding MNIO family bufferin maturase, protein MPANTFNGFTQYGIGLGLRVPHYQHILEKKPTCDWFEIISENFMVDAGRPLHVLDQILEQYRVVQHGVALYFGSADPLNRDHLRKLKRLVRRTGTPWLSDHLCWGSVDGRYTHDLLPMPYTFEAARITARKIREARDYLEVPICVENVSSYAEYHVSEMTEWEFLTEVVELADCGILLDVNNIYVSSQNHGFNPMEYVNFLPAHRVGQIHIAGHSRFERYILDTHDHPVLDPVWRLYDRAIQRSGHTATLLEWDDRIPAFDEVHAEALKARRYLDTKLPAPEKAAA, encoded by the coding sequence ATGCCCGCCAACACATTCAACGGCTTCACCCAATACGGCATCGGCCTCGGCCTGCGCGTGCCGCACTACCAGCACATCCTGGAGAAAAAACCCACCTGCGACTGGTTTGAGATCATCTCGGAGAATTTCATGGTCGACGCCGGCCGCCCGCTCCACGTCCTCGACCAGATCCTCGAGCAATACCGCGTCGTCCAGCACGGCGTCGCCCTCTACTTCGGCTCCGCCGACCCGCTGAACCGCGACCACCTGCGCAAGCTGAAGCGCCTCGTCCGCCGCACCGGCACCCCCTGGCTCTCCGACCACCTCTGCTGGGGCAGCGTCGACGGCCGCTACACCCACGACCTCCTCCCCATGCCCTACACCTTTGAGGCCGCCCGCATCACCGCCCGCAAGATCCGCGAGGCCCGCGACTACCTCGAGGTCCCCATCTGCGTGGAAAATGTCAGCAGCTACGCCGAGTACCACGTCTCCGAGATGACCGAGTGGGAATTCCTCACCGAGGTCGTCGAGCTCGCCGACTGCGGCATCCTCCTCGACGTAAACAACATCTACGTCTCCTCGCAAAACCATGGCTTCAACCCCATGGAGTACGTGAATTTCCTCCCCGCCCACCGCGTCGGCCAGATCCACATCGCGGGCCATTCGCGATTCGAGCGCTACATCCTCGACACCCACGACCACCCCGTCCTCGACCCCGTCTGGCGTCTCTACGACCGCGCCATCCAGCGCTCCGGCCACACCGCCACCCTCCTCGAATGGGACGACCGCATCCCCGCCTTTGACGAAGTCCACGCCGAAGCCCTCAAAGCCCGCCGCTACCTCGACACCAAACTCCCCGCCCCGGAAAAAGCCGCCGCCTGA
- a CDS encoding ATP-binding protein, translating into MSPAEFEKLGMLYLGRPVDGPTDAPLLYDSRDLVTHAVCVGMTGSGKTGLCLALLEEAAIDGVPAIIIDPKGDLGNLLLTFPDLRPEDFRPWIVEDDARRKGMEPDAWAAKQAQTWKEGLAAWGQDGERIRTLKEKADFAIYTPGSTAGIPVNLVNAFRAPDDIADEEALAERVLTAVASLLGLLGSNADPSKSREGAFLGAILSHAWKAGEDLDLAALIGRIQRPPFQKIGVLDLESFYPEKERYQMVVALNTLLASPGFAAWNAGEPIDIARYLRDDTGRPRHAIFSIAHLDDAQRMFFVSLLLNEIVSWMRRQSGTTSLRALVYMDEIFGYLPPVANPPSKLPMLTLLKQARAFGVGVVLATQNPVDLDYKALSNTGTWFIGRLQTERDKARVIEGLLSSSSQLDKSQLEALLSSLGSRKFLLNNVHDDAPVVFESRWVMSYLRGPLTRDQIRTLMAGRTATKPTPSVTTPPPLPQTNAPSVPPGIRQFYLPSDGTLRPRLVGSARVRFSDTKSGAEETRDLLLASAIPDGLDTAAWTEAVDAEPKDFTTTPPAEALFAELPAAATTPKSYAQWEKDFTRWIADNERCRLLSAAALKLTAKPGESEADFRARASLAQRELRDEKVDALRKKFAPKQAALATRLARAEAAVEKQKEQARNATFSSAISIGSTLLGAFLGRKTISASTINRAGTAARGVGRAMREGADVDAAKESVETVLAEKAQFETDCAAELAALSASLSEPEITALDLKPARCGITVNFFGLGWI; encoded by the coding sequence ATGTCCCCTGCTGAGTTTGAAAAACTCGGGATGCTCTACCTCGGGCGTCCGGTCGATGGTCCCACCGATGCTCCGTTGCTCTACGATTCCCGCGACCTCGTGACCCATGCGGTCTGTGTCGGCATGACTGGCAGCGGCAAGACCGGGCTCTGCCTCGCCCTGCTGGAGGAGGCCGCCATCGACGGCGTGCCCGCCATCATCATCGATCCCAAGGGCGATCTCGGCAACCTGCTCCTGACTTTTCCCGACCTGCGCCCGGAGGACTTCCGCCCCTGGATCGTGGAGGACGACGCCCGGCGCAAAGGCATGGAACCGGACGCCTGGGCCGCAAAACAGGCGCAGACGTGGAAGGAAGGCCTTGCCGCGTGGGGACAGGATGGCGAGCGCATTCGCACGCTGAAGGAAAAGGCTGACTTCGCCATCTACACCCCGGGCAGCACCGCAGGCATCCCGGTAAATCTCGTCAACGCCTTCCGCGCCCCGGATGACATCGCCGACGAGGAGGCTCTCGCCGAGCGGGTGCTCACCGCCGTGGCCAGCCTGCTCGGCCTGCTGGGTTCCAATGCAGATCCGTCAAAGAGCCGCGAAGGCGCGTTCCTCGGAGCGATTCTTTCCCACGCGTGGAAAGCGGGCGAAGACCTCGACCTCGCAGCGCTCATCGGGCGCATCCAGCGGCCGCCCTTCCAAAAGATCGGCGTGCTCGACCTGGAAAGCTTCTACCCGGAGAAGGAACGCTACCAGATGGTCGTCGCGCTCAACACCCTGCTGGCGTCGCCCGGCTTCGCCGCGTGGAATGCCGGGGAGCCGATCGACATCGCACGCTACCTCCGCGACGACACGGGCCGTCCGCGCCACGCCATCTTTTCCATCGCGCATCTCGACGACGCGCAGCGGATGTTTTTCGTCTCGCTCCTGCTCAATGAAATCGTCTCCTGGATGCGGCGGCAGAGCGGCACGACGAGCCTGCGCGCTCTCGTCTACATGGACGAGATTTTCGGCTACCTCCCGCCTGTGGCGAATCCCCCTTCGAAGCTTCCGATGCTCACCCTGCTCAAGCAGGCGCGCGCCTTTGGTGTCGGCGTCGTGCTCGCCACGCAAAACCCCGTCGATCTTGATTACAAGGCGCTCTCCAATACCGGCACATGGTTCATTGGCCGTCTCCAGACCGAGCGTGACAAGGCCCGCGTCATCGAGGGTCTGCTCAGCTCCTCGTCGCAGCTCGACAAGAGCCAGCTCGAGGCGCTCCTCTCCAGCCTCGGCAGCCGGAAGTTCCTCCTCAACAATGTCCATGACGACGCGCCGGTCGTCTTTGAATCGCGCTGGGTCATGAGCTACCTGCGCGGCCCGCTGACCCGCGACCAGATCCGCACCCTCATGGCCGGCCGCACGGCGACAAAACCCACGCCTTCCGTCACCACTCCCCCGCCGCTCCCGCAGACAAATGCGCCAAGCGTTCCGCCCGGGATTCGTCAATTCTATCTCCCCTCCGATGGCACGCTGCGTCCGCGTCTCGTCGGCTCGGCCCGCGTGCGTTTTTCCGATACGAAGTCCGGCGCGGAGGAAACCCGCGACCTCCTGCTCGCGTCCGCCATTCCCGATGGCCTCGACACCGCCGCGTGGACCGAGGCCGTCGATGCGGAGCCCAAGGACTTTACCACTACGCCGCCCGCCGAAGCCCTCTTTGCCGAGCTTCCCGCCGCCGCTACGACTCCAAAGAGCTACGCGCAGTGGGAAAAAGACTTCACCCGCTGGATCGCCGACAACGAACGCTGCCGCCTGCTCAGCGCCGCCGCGCTCAAGCTCACGGCCAAGCCCGGCGAGAGCGAAGCCGACTTCCGCGCCCGCGCCTCCCTCGCCCAGCGCGAACTCCGCGATGAAAAGGTCGACGCCCTGCGCAAGAAATTCGCTCCGAAACAAGCCGCCCTCGCCACCCGCCTTGCGCGAGCCGAAGCCGCCGTGGAAAAGCAAAAGGAGCAGGCCCGCAACGCCACCTTCTCCAGCGCCATCTCGATCGGATCGACGCTTCTCGGTGCCTTCCTCGGACGAAAGACCATCAGCGCCTCAACCATCAACCGCGCCGGAACCGCCGCCCGCGGTGTGGGCCGCGCCATGCGCGAAGGAGCCGACGTCGACGCAGCAAAGGAGTCTGTGGAAACCGTCCTCGCCGAAAAAGCGCAGTTCGAGACTGATTGCGCCGCCGAGCTGGCCGCCCTCAGCGCCAGCCTCTCCGAACCCGAGATCACCGCCCTCGACCTCAAGCCCGCCCGCTGCGGTATCACCGTGAACTTCTTCGGCCTCGGCTGGATCTAG
- a CDS encoding MarR family winged helix-turn-helix transcriptional regulator, which translates to MLTKITMREQTNQRAHFAKLVIQISRRWRRRVDQALANQGFTQATGLPLLILAREGQIRQGALVEELGLEGPSLVRVIDMLEADGLLRREEDPTDRRAKLLSLTEAGRNRARIIEREVDRLRRHFLEGIDEASLGETIRVLECVDHNLLKETPGGGRDE; encoded by the coding sequence ATGTTAACTAAAATCACCATGCGAGAACAGACGAACCAACGGGCGCATTTTGCGAAGCTGGTGATCCAGATTTCCCGGCGGTGGCGTCGTCGCGTCGATCAGGCGCTGGCGAACCAGGGGTTCACCCAGGCGACTGGCCTGCCGCTTCTGATTCTCGCCCGGGAGGGGCAAATCCGGCAGGGTGCGCTGGTCGAGGAACTGGGTCTGGAGGGTCCATCGCTGGTGCGGGTGATCGATATGCTCGAGGCGGACGGACTGCTCCGTCGCGAGGAAGATCCCACGGACCGCCGGGCCAAGCTGCTCTCGCTCACCGAGGCCGGGCGCAATCGTGCGCGGATCATCGAGCGCGAGGTGGACCGGCTACGCAGGCATTTTCTGGAGGGAATCGACGAGGCGAGCCTGGGGGAGACGATTCGCGTGCTGGAGTGCGTGGATCACAACCTCCTGAAGGAAACGCCGGGTGGCGGGCGCGATGAATGA
- a CDS encoding RNA polymerase sigma factor, whose product MSDDWLAALYDEHARALYAFLLHLAQSEHDAQDVLQGVFCALASKPKTLAGVKNVRSFLLRMAHRRLIDLWRRNRRLEPLEAEPPEIFAPAEDPDAVAFREAASHALAALPTEQRSVVHLKLWENLTFAECAEVLGIPANTAASRYRYGIDKIRDLLRPTLEEWK is encoded by the coding sequence ATGTCCGACGATTGGCTGGCCGCGCTGTATGACGAGCATGCCCGCGCGCTGTATGCGTTCCTGCTTCATCTCGCGCAGAGTGAACATGACGCGCAGGATGTGCTGCAGGGCGTCTTTTGTGCGCTGGCGTCGAAGCCGAAGACTCTGGCTGGGGTGAAAAACGTCCGGTCGTTTTTGCTACGCATGGCCCATCGGCGGCTGATCGACCTGTGGCGGCGCAATCGCCGACTGGAGCCGCTCGAGGCCGAGCCGCCGGAAATCTTTGCCCCGGCGGAGGACCCGGATGCGGTCGCCTTTCGCGAGGCGGCTTCACACGCCCTGGCCGCCCTGCCGACGGAGCAGCGTAGCGTGGTGCACCTGAAACTCTGGGAAAACCTCACCTTCGCCGAATGTGCCGAGGTGCTCGGCATTCCAGCCAACACCGCCGCGAGCCGCTATCGCTACGGAATAGACAAAATCCGCGACCTGCTGCGTCCCACTTTGGAGGAATGGAAATGA
- a CDS encoding DUF4405 domain-containing protein, translating into MSKFRRFVTSGVGLTFLVVGATGVLFQFFFKTRPLVQIHAWLGVAMVAVALIHILQNWRSMLSHLRDWRVYSLLIPAGLAIWYVSQHSHRERHRESTGRGPRSEERTEGDRRNASMEFRRGSQGILTKLADAHAAPLASAFEKDFSTITATMKSAGLRIGSDQETISEIARQNHKSPEEILAYFVQ; encoded by the coding sequence ATGAGCAAATTTCGCAGGTTCGTGACATCGGGCGTCGGCCTCACCTTTCTCGTGGTGGGTGCGACCGGCGTGTTATTCCAGTTTTTCTTCAAGACTCGCCCCCTCGTGCAAATCCATGCATGGCTGGGCGTGGCGATGGTGGCCGTCGCGCTGATCCATATCCTGCAAAACTGGCGTTCCATGCTCAGCCATCTCCGCGACTGGCGCGTCTACTCGCTCCTCATCCCCGCCGGGCTGGCCATCTGGTATGTCAGCCAGCACTCTCACCGGGAGCGCCATCGGGAATCCACCGGACGCGGTCCTCGGAGCGAGGAAAGGACCGAGGGCGACAGGAGAAATGCGTCGATGGAGTTCCGCAGAGGCAGCCAGGGGATTTTGACCAAGCTCGCGGACGCCCATGCCGCCCCTCTGGCAAGCGCATTCGAGAAAGACTTCTCGACCATCACCGCCACCATGAAGAGCGCAGGCCTCCGGATCGGCAGCGATCAGGAGACCATCTCAGAGATTGCCAGGCAGAACCACAAATCCCCGGAGGAAATTCTCGCGTATTTCGTTCAATAG
- a CDS encoding DoxX family protein has protein sequence MSAFLRTYYRYETLPGLLQDALLLAIRLTWGLQFVQTGWGKWHSLPKVTAFFAELGIPLPALNAHVVATTELVGGLLLALGLLSRLGAAPLIFAMIVAYATSEQEAIGQLMHGNPDPFFAAAPFLFLLASLVVLVFGPGPYSVDFALKKKFEKSAE, from the coding sequence TTGAGCGCATTCCTACGCACCTATTACCGATACGAAACCCTCCCCGGCCTCCTCCAGGACGCCTTGCTCCTCGCCATCCGGCTCACGTGGGGGCTGCAATTTGTCCAGACCGGCTGGGGCAAATGGCACAGCCTGCCCAAGGTCACCGCATTCTTTGCGGAATTGGGAATACCCCTTCCCGCACTGAACGCCCACGTCGTCGCCACCACGGAACTCGTCGGCGGCCTGCTCCTCGCCCTCGGCCTCCTCTCCCGCCTCGGCGCGGCCCCGCTCATCTTTGCCATGATCGTCGCCTACGCCACCAGCGAACAGGAGGCCATCGGCCAGCTCATGCACGGCAACCCCGACCCGTTCTTCGCCGCCGCGCCCTTCCTTTTCCTCCTCGCCTCGCTCGTCGTCCTCGTCTTCGGCCCCGGGCCGTACTCGGTCGATTTCGCCCTGAAAAAGAAATTCGAAAAAAGCGCGGAATAA
- a CDS encoding HvfC/BufC N-terminal domain-containing protein has product MKTSEHPAPKPTRRKTSDFRNPTSDFAMPLKTPLASLQREVARIIMSPLTKADRMRTRQPGGANTAALVEDFIKPNDRLTSFERLEIYNRQYWFRLLDCLYEDYPGLCALLGQPRFHRLLIAYLTRYPSASPDLRHLGQRLPAFIAESPAHTAPYQAVALDMARLEHAQSHAFDAAERRPITTRQLAAATPETLRLDLQPHATLLALRYPVDEIVIRLMRDHLRADTSAAQADHSEQPPRKYHPAMAHRVRPESVHLLVYRADHSVYFKRLSASQYTIVSALAAGRTLAESVAPPYKRTDESSTTDSTEDLRSLFSLCAALRLLCPSRSPSR; this is encoded by the coding sequence ATGAAAACGAGCGAGCATCCCGCCCCAAAGCCCACCCGGCGAAAAACTTCCGACTTCCGCAATCCCACTTCCGACTTCGCCATGCCTCTGAAAACTCCCCTGGCCTCCCTCCAGCGCGAGGTCGCCCGAATCATCATGTCCCCGCTGACGAAGGCCGACCGCATGCGCACCCGCCAGCCAGGGGGAGCCAATACCGCCGCGCTCGTCGAGGATTTCATCAAGCCCAACGACCGACTCACCTCCTTCGAACGCCTCGAAATCTACAACCGCCAATACTGGTTCCGCCTCCTCGACTGCCTCTATGAGGACTACCCCGGCCTCTGCGCCCTCCTCGGCCAGCCCCGCTTTCACCGGCTCCTCATCGCCTACCTCACAAGATACCCCTCCGCCTCGCCCGACCTGCGCCACCTCGGCCAGCGCCTCCCCGCCTTCATTGCCGAATCCCCCGCCCACACCGCGCCGTACCAGGCCGTCGCGCTCGACATGGCCCGGCTGGAGCACGCCCAGTCCCATGCCTTCGACGCCGCCGAGCGCCGCCCCATCACCACCCGCCAGCTCGCCGCCGCCACACCCGAGACGCTCCGCCTCGACCTCCAGCCCCACGCCACGCTGCTCGCGCTCCGTTACCCCGTCGACGAGATCGTCATCCGCCTCATGCGCGACCACCTCCGCGCCGACACCAGCGCCGCCCAGGCGGATCACAGCGAACAGCCGCCGCGCAAATACCACCCCGCCATGGCCCACCGCGTCCGCCCCGAGTCCGTTCACCTCCTCGTCTACCGCGCCGACCACAGCGTCTATTTCAAGCGTCTCAGCGCCAGTCAATACACCATCGTCAGCGCATTAGCCGCAGGCCGCACCCTCGCCGAATCCGTCGCTCCGCCATACAAGAGAACAGACGAGTCCTCCACGACCGATTCGACCGAAGACCTTCGCTCCCTTTTTTCGCTCTGTGCCGCTCTACGGCTGTTATGCCCATCCCGTTCCCCAAGCCGATGA
- a CDS encoding efflux RND transporter periplasmic adaptor subunit, giving the protein MKITSLLSRRVAALAVAIAAITVAALFLWDYYMNAPWTRDGRVCADIVRLAPDVSGPVSGVLVQDNQSVKKGDMLFRVDPARFLLALRQSEAALADATSALILAQRELARNRPMEGRWVSHQQLDQLTTAVTRCEAVVRRAEADRDVARLNLERSEVRSPVNGYVTNFSLREGNYVTSGQPVMAIVDEDSYYVAGYFEETKLPRIRLGDRVTVRLMGAGSRIVGHVAGIAAGIEDRDRADSSRLLANVNPTFSWVRLPQRVPVRVSIDDAPGGPTRLVAGQTATVIVSAR; this is encoded by the coding sequence ATGAAAATCACCTCACTTCTTTCCCGGCGCGTAGCAGCCCTGGCTGTTGCCATCGCTGCGATCACCGTGGCTGCCCTGTTTCTCTGGGATTACTACATGAACGCCCCATGGACGCGCGATGGCCGGGTGTGTGCGGACATCGTTCGGCTTGCCCCGGATGTCTCGGGGCCGGTCTCCGGTGTGCTCGTGCAAGACAACCAATCGGTGAAAAAAGGCGACATGCTTTTCCGTGTCGACCCGGCGCGGTTTCTCCTCGCCCTGCGGCAGAGCGAAGCCGCACTGGCCGACGCGACTTCCGCGCTCATTCTCGCTCAGCGGGAGCTCGCCCGCAATCGCCCCATGGAGGGCCGCTGGGTCTCCCACCAGCAGCTCGATCAACTCACTACCGCCGTCACCCGATGCGAGGCGGTCGTGCGCCGGGCCGAGGCGGATCGCGACGTGGCACGGCTCAATCTTGAGCGTTCCGAGGTGCGCTCTCCGGTGAATGGTTATGTGACAAACTTTTCGCTGCGCGAGGGAAATTACGTCACCTCCGGGCAGCCCGTCATGGCCATTGTTGATGAGGATTCCTACTACGTTGCCGGATACTTTGAGGAGACGAAGCTCCCGCGCATTCGGTTGGGCGACCGCGTCACGGTGAGGCTCATGGGCGCGGGAAGTCGCATTGTAGGGCATGTGGCGGGCATCGCTGCTGGGATCGAGGATCGCGACCGCGCGGACTCCAGTCGACTGCTGGCCAATGTGAATCCAACCTTTAGCTGGGTAAGACTCCCACAACGCGTGCCAGTGCGCGTTTCCATCGACGACGCACCGGGCGGCCCCACCCGTCTGGTCGCCGGCCAGACTGCCACGGTGATCGTGAGCGCGCGTTAA
- a CDS encoding FUSC family protein encodes MNERRGIPPLGWNEILFSLKTLLAAGLALWIAFRLGLSRPYWSVVTVYVVAQPLAGAVTSKALYRLLGTLTGAAATLLIVPALVNSPELLALGVAAWVGGCLAISLLDRSPRSYFFMLAGYTAAIIGFTNLADPAALFDIASSRATEIALGIVSATVVSRVVLPRHAGPTLAARMEGWLGDAAEWAGDTLATAADDRAIRSGAKRLAGDMAGMTGLISTLPYDTSALRHAREQLSLLELRMTALIPLLLGVADRLSALRGLPGGVPAALPSLLGRVAEWMREGRMGTLRTGMSLRRELRHLAVEFHGRGAWDDLLVRNLCLRLAEVVKVWEDCLILRDAIAFGREDVPRRLRLANGSRGWPLPRLDAGLAWTSGFAAFVGILLASAIWLGTGWKDGNTGAQLTAIFCCIFAAFDNPLPLLRLHTGCVAAAAVIAAVYLFGILPWVDGFAALMVVLAPFLFLCGAFMATPRWGFSAFAICANTTLFLALESSFAMDMALFANGVMAALAGSAIAIVILRLFRSADAEDGARRLLRTLWSDLAGLASTGESWRAHALARRMVDHLGHLAPRLLALPATSRMAGADVLADVRTGLNIADIQRLQRDSLPETQRLLEELEYHFRARLRDAAVRPGASLLARVDEAMRVVNDRQTTQPAFGRLLLALTGLRRCLFPYAPAPVLLSTAEAGA; translated from the coding sequence ATGAATGAGCGGCGCGGCATTCCTCCTCTTGGCTGGAACGAAATCCTCTTTTCGCTAAAGACCCTGCTGGCAGCGGGGCTGGCGCTGTGGATCGCTTTTCGGCTTGGGTTGTCCCGGCCTTATTGGTCCGTGGTTACAGTTTATGTCGTAGCCCAGCCGCTCGCTGGAGCGGTCACCTCCAAGGCGCTGTATCGCCTGCTGGGCACGCTGACCGGGGCAGCCGCGACACTGCTCATCGTACCGGCGCTGGTGAATTCTCCAGAACTCCTCGCCTTGGGCGTGGCTGCCTGGGTTGGCGGGTGTCTGGCCATCAGCCTGCTCGATCGCTCGCCCCGGTCCTATTTCTTCATGCTGGCGGGATATACCGCGGCGATCATCGGGTTCACCAACCTCGCGGACCCTGCCGCGCTTTTTGATATTGCCTCATCCCGTGCGACGGAGATCGCGCTGGGCATTGTTAGCGCGACTGTGGTGAGCCGGGTGGTCTTGCCGCGTCACGCGGGGCCGACTCTGGCGGCGCGTATGGAGGGCTGGCTGGGCGATGCGGCGGAGTGGGCGGGAGACACGCTCGCGACGGCGGCGGATGACCGGGCGATTCGCAGCGGCGCGAAGCGGCTCGCCGGTGACATGGCGGGAATGACCGGGCTGATTTCCACGCTGCCTTACGATACCTCGGCGTTGCGGCACGCTCGTGAGCAGCTCAGCTTGCTGGAGTTGCGCATGACGGCGTTGATTCCTCTGTTGCTTGGGGTGGCGGATCGACTCTCCGCCCTGCGAGGTCTGCCCGGAGGCGTGCCTGCGGCATTGCCCTCCCTGCTTGGTCGGGTGGCGGAGTGGATGCGTGAGGGGAGGATGGGGACGCTCCGGACCGGGATGAGTCTGCGCAGGGAACTGCGTCACCTCGCGGTGGAGTTTCACGGTCGCGGCGCCTGGGATGATCTGCTCGTGCGCAATCTCTGCCTGCGCCTCGCGGAGGTGGTCAAGGTCTGGGAGGATTGCCTGATCCTGCGCGACGCCATTGCCTTCGGGCGGGAAGACGTGCCCCGTCGGCTCCGGCTGGCGAATGGGTCGAGGGGCTGGCCTCTGCCTCGTCTCGATGCCGGTCTGGCCTGGACATCCGGCTTTGCTGCCTTCGTGGGCATACTGCTCGCCTCGGCCATCTGGCTCGGGACGGGCTGGAAGGATGGAAACACCGGCGCGCAGCTCACCGCGATTTTCTGCTGCATCTTCGCGGCGTTTGACAATCCGCTGCCTTTGCTCCGGCTGCACACGGGCTGTGTGGCGGCTGCGGCGGTGATCGCTGCGGTCTATCTCTTCGGCATCCTTCCGTGGGTGGACGGCTTTGCCGCGCTGATGGTGGTGCTGGCTCCATTCCTGTTTCTCTGTGGCGCTTTCATGGCCACGCCCCGGTGGGGGTTCTCTGCCTTTGCGATCTGTGCAAACACCACGCTGTTTCTCGCGCTGGAGTCCTCCTTTGCCATGGACATGGCCCTGTTTGCCAATGGTGTGATGGCCGCACTCGCAGGCAGCGCGATCGCCATCGTCATTCTGCGGCTGTTTCGCTCCGCCGATGCAGAGGACGGGGCGCGCCGGCTGCTCAGGACGCTCTGGTCGGACCTCGCGGGACTCGCTAGCACCGGGGAATCCTGGCGCGCTCATGCCCTGGCACGGCGGATGGTGGATCACCTCGGGCATCTGGCTCCCCGTTTGCTGGCCCTGCCTGCGACCTCGCGAATGGCAGGTGCCGACGTGCTTGCCGATGTGCGCACGGGATTGAACATCGCGGATATCCAGCGGTTACAGCGGGATTCCCTACCGGAGACGCAACGGCTTTTGGAGGAGCTGGAGTACCATTTTCGCGCCCGGCTGCGTGATGCGGCGGTGCGTCCCGGAGCCTCGCTGCTGGCCCGGGTGGATGAGGCAATGCGTGTGGTGAATGACCGCCAGACGACGCAGCCGGCCTTTGGTCGTTTGTTGCTCGCTCTGACGGGGCTGAGGCGATGCCTGTTTCCGTACGCACCGGCGCCGGTATTACTATCTACTGCGGAGGCGGGGGCATGA
- a CDS encoding DUF1656 domain-containing protein, whose product MTAEIDLFGIFIPTPIVLGILAYVIKAGLSRLLARWPLGRRMCGQPVYEIAMFVVLFAALVRATTFLNP is encoded by the coding sequence ATGACGGCCGAGATTGATCTTTTTGGCATCTTCATCCCGACGCCTATTGTGCTGGGAATCCTGGCCTACGTCATCAAGGCGGGGTTGTCCCGCCTGCTGGCGCGCTGGCCGCTGGGGCGCCGGATGTGCGGGCAGCCGGTTTATGAAATCGCGATGTTTGTCGTGCTTTTCGCGGCTCTCGTGCGGGCGACCACATTTCTGAATCCATGA